One window from the genome of Cyclobacterium amurskyense encodes:
- a CDS encoding replication-associated recombination protein A, with protein MEQTPLAERMRPTALDQLIGQEHLSGPNTFLHRAIKSGSIPSLILWGPPGVGKTTIANIIANEVKAPFYTLSAVSSGVKDIREVIQKAKFQLGVVLFIDEIHRFNKSQQDALLGAVEKGVIRLIGATTENPSFEVNAALLSRCQIFTLNPLGKEELEAMMHQALEKDIVLKKKKVVLKETDALLRISGGDGRKLLNLLEIVIDSFKEEEIVIENNMVMKVAQQKVALYDKSGEQHYDIISAFIKSIRGSDPNAAVYWLARMIEGGEDVKFIARRLLILASEDIGNANPNALLLATNCFQAVNVIGYPESRIILSQCVTYLASSAKSNASYMAINTAQAIVKQEGDLPVPLHLRNAPTKLMKDLNYGKAYKYSHDYENNFALQEFLPDKIKGTKLYDPGANARENDLRKNLQKLWGKKYGY; from the coding sequence ATGGAACAGACCCCTTTGGCAGAAAGAATGCGGCCAACAGCATTGGATCAATTGATCGGGCAGGAACATTTGTCTGGACCCAATACATTTCTTCACAGGGCCATCAAATCAGGTTCTATTCCTTCATTGATTTTATGGGGCCCTCCTGGAGTGGGGAAAACGACCATAGCCAATATTATCGCCAATGAGGTAAAGGCCCCTTTTTATACCCTTAGTGCGGTTAGTTCGGGGGTGAAGGACATTAGGGAAGTGATCCAAAAAGCCAAATTCCAGCTTGGGGTAGTGCTATTTATTGATGAAATCCATCGGTTCAATAAATCACAGCAAGATGCTTTGTTGGGAGCTGTGGAAAAAGGAGTGATCAGGCTAATTGGCGCTACCACAGAAAATCCTTCCTTTGAGGTCAACGCTGCTTTGCTTTCAAGGTGCCAGATTTTTACACTCAACCCATTGGGCAAGGAAGAACTTGAGGCGATGATGCATCAGGCATTGGAAAAAGACATTGTTCTAAAGAAGAAAAAGGTTGTTCTCAAAGAAACTGATGCCCTGCTCCGCATATCCGGAGGGGATGGAAGGAAGCTGCTCAATCTGCTGGAAATTGTCATAGACAGTTTTAAGGAGGAAGAAATAGTGATCGAAAATAACATGGTCATGAAGGTAGCCCAACAGAAAGTAGCACTTTATGACAAATCAGGAGAACAGCATTATGACATCATTTCTGCATTTATAAAATCTATCAGAGGATCTGATCCCAATGCCGCAGTCTATTGGCTGGCCAGAATGATAGAGGGGGGAGAGGACGTGAAGTTCATCGCCAGGCGGCTTCTAATCCTGGCTTCCGAGGACATTGGCAATGCCAACCCAAATGCACTTTTGCTCGCAACCAATTGCTTTCAGGCGGTAAATGTAATCGGTTATCCTGAGTCCCGAATTATTTTGTCCCAATGTGTTACTTACCTGGCTTCCTCAGCCAAAAGCAATGCAAGTTATATGGCTATCAATACAGCCCAGGCAATAGTGAAACAGGAAGGAGATCTGCCTGTCCCACTTCACCTGCGCAATGCCCCTACCAAGCTGATGAAAGACTTGAACTACGGGAAAGCGTACAAGTATTCACACGATTATGAAAATAATTTTGCACTCCAGGAATTTCTTCCAGACAAGATCAAAGGCACCAAGTTGTATGATCCTGGTGCCAATGCCAGAGAGAATGATTTGAGGAAAAATCTTCAAAAGCTCTGGGGAAAGAAATACGGGTATTAA